The following proteins are encoded in a genomic region of Ananas comosus cultivar F153 linkage group 25, ASM154086v1, whole genome shotgun sequence:
- the LOC109703545 gene encoding shugoshin-1-like isoform X2, translating into MERGPLLPHEIDENGGDAGNLRRKAIVAAGAITRKRLSDITNTGRRLESVGEDDDKENPKIAPCAGAKDYVELMKENTALMKLLAERNKIIEASNVELRKLRFAFQKAKQQNWQLAQANTQMLMELNLGKDRLKTLQHELACTTAVLRLKTLELEEKNKVNRQPSESVCFEEERQKDSDVAAGASHLDGSKYFNPDRNCIGETQSSLPMAITHQEEAREEKKDRRKSLRRRSCSLKSESCESMEDSFKMEDSIIPDCSIIGEPLNEGRRKSLRSRSSKLKSESHESMEDSFKIEDTEVSSCSLFVEPLRKDNHTQLDSATPSCSNTIIEQGKSEDQKDANESSKLLEGARRSLSGRPLRRAAEKVSSYKEMSLKKKMRRVV; encoded by the exons ATGGAACGAGGCCCTCTTCTTCCCCACGAGATCGACGAAAATGGAGGCGACGCAG GAAATTTGCGTCGGAAGGCGATAGTGGCGGCAGGGGCGATTACGAGGAAGAGGCTATCGGACATTACGAACACGGGGAGGAGGCTCGAAAGTGTCGGCGAGGACGATGACAAAGAAAACCCTAAGATCGCGCCTTGCGCCGGCGCAAAGGACTACGTTGAGCTGATGAAG GAAAATACCGCTCTCATGAAGCTTCTCGCGGAACGAAA TAAGATTATAGAAGCAAGCAATGTTGAGCTGCGGAAGCTTCGGTTCGCGTTCCAGAAAGCGAAACAACAGAATTGGCAGCTCGCGCAAGCTAACACTCAGATGTTAATG GAACTCAACTTAGGGAAAGATAGA CTCAAAACATTGCAACATGAACTGGCGTGCACGACAGCAGTCCTTAGATTGAAGACTCTAGAACTCGAG GAGAAGAACAAGGTGAACAGGCAACCGTCTGAGAGCGTCTGCTTTGAG GAGGAGCGACAGAAAGATTCTGATGTTGCAGCAGGCGCATCTCATCTAGACGGTAGCAAGTACTTCAATCCAGATAGGAATTGCATTGGAGAAACTCAAT CTTCATTACCTATGGCCATAACCCATCAAGAAGAAGCacgagaagaaaaaaaagatagaag GAAGTCTTTGAGAAGGAGGTCCTGCAGTTTGAAATCTGAGTCATGTGAATCTATGGAGGACTCCTTTAAGATGGAGGATTCCATAATTCCAGATTGCTCAATAATTGGCGAGCCCTTAAATGAAGGAAGAAG AAAGTCTTTAAGAAGCAGATCGAGTAAATTGAAATCCGAATCACACGAGTCGATGGAGGACTCGTTCAAGATAGAGGACACCGAGGTTTCGTCTTGCTCTCTTTTCGTGGAGCCTCTGCGAAAAGATAATCATACTCAGCTGGACTCTGCAACTCCCTCCTGTTCAAATACAATCATTGAGCAAGGAAAGAGTGAAGATCAAAAGGACGCGAATGAGTCCTCAAAATTACTTGAAGGGGCCCGGAGATCTTTATCTGGAAGGCCCTTGCGCAGGGCCGCCGAGAAGGTCAGCTCTTACAAGGAAATGTCTCTGAAAAAGAAAATGCGGCGAGTTGTGTAA
- the LOC109703553 gene encoding U11/U12 small nuclear ribonucleoprotein 31 kDa protein-like, with protein MAHRGRGIDDDDDEEEDDFVYRYPTXPMGPIQSGSTQSRSKGGSGGLAPSKSTVYVSNLDYSLTNSDLHTIFSTFGKVARVTVLKDRASRRSRGVAFVLFVSRRDAAAAAAAMHGKVLNGRTLSASIASDNGRAAEFIRRRVYRDKSRCYECGEGGHLSYECPRNQLGARERPAPKRGRRGSHGRGGGGGGEGEGGEDGASSEGGEGEEGFEDDNWASVVDTRGADERARGREEFGDDQGLGKKTKKEKRVSYFSDESGEDD; from the exons ATGGCTCACCGGGGAAGGGGaatcgacgacgacgatgacgaggaagaagacgacTTCGTCTACCGCTACCCGACCNGGCCCATGGGCCCAATCCAGTCTGGCTCGACCCAG TCGAGATCGAAGGGGGGATCGGGGGGGCTCGCCCCGTCGAAGTCGACGGTGTACGTGTCGAACCTCGACTACAGTCTCACCAACTCCGACCTCCACACCATCTTCTCCACCTTCGGCAAGGTCGCCCGCGTCACCGTCCTCAAGGACCGCGCCTCGCGCCGCAGCCGCGGGGTCGCCTTCGTCCTCTTCGTCTCCCGCCGCgacgccgccgcagccgccgccgccatgcACGGCAAGGTCCTCAACGGCCGCACCCTCTCCGCCTCCATCGCCTCCGACAACGGCCGCGCCGCCGAGTTCATCCGCCGCCGCGTCTACCGCGACAAGTCCCGCTGCTACGAGTGCGGCGAGGGGGGCCACCTCTCCTACGAGTGCCCCCGCAACCAGCTCGGCGCCAGGGAGCGCCCCGCGCCCAAGCGGGGGCGGAGGGGGTCTCacgggcgcggcggcggcggcggcggcgaaggcgaaGGAGGAGAGGATGGGGCGTCGTCGGAGggcggggagggggaggagggctTCGAGGACGACAATTGGGCGTCGGTGGTGGACACGAGGGGAGCGGATGAGAGGGCGAGGGGGAGGGAGGAGTTTGGGGATGATCAGGGGttggggaagaagacgaagaaggagAAGCGAGTTAGCTACTTCAGCGACGAAAGCGGCGAGGACGATTAG
- the LOC109703552 gene encoding protein N-lysine methyltransferase METTL21A isoform X1 — MDDDRLNSPSSSAVTLEVLGHRLHIAQDPNSKHLGTTVWDASMVFVKYLEKNCRKGRFSPSKLKGKRVIELGAGCGLAGLGMALLGCDVITTDQVEVLPLLMRNVERNTSWILQANSDSAPFGSISVAELDWGNKEHIKSVGPPFDYIIGTDVVYSEHLLEPLMQTILALSGPRTSILLGYEIRSTTVHEQMMQMWKNNFIVKSIPKSKMDNKYQHPSIQLFMMEPKAQQKCGDDTCTPSEVSECGRGSDEGNESGEAESEKEGTAANPIVNGKPVGSEKRELDDWEIRRYGAMVARLMQDIKIT, encoded by the exons ATGGACGATGATAG ATTGAATTCTCCTAGCTCATCTGCTGTTACACTTGAGGTTTTAGGCCACCGACTACACATAGCTCAG GATCCGAACTCCAAGCATCTCGGCACTACTGTTTGGGATGCGTCAATGGTATTTGTGAAATATCTG GAAAAGAATTGCAGAAAAGGGAGGTTTAGCCCATCTAAATTGAAAGGAAAACGTGTGATTGAATTAGGGGCAGGTTGTGGTTTAGCTGGGCTTG GAATGGCCCTACTAGGATGTGATGTAATTACGACAGACCAAGTTGAGGTTCTGCCGTTGCTTATGAGAAATGTGGAGCGTAATACTTCTTGGATTTTGCAGGCAAATTCAGATTCAG CTCCTTTTGGCTCAATTTCGGTTGCGGAGCTGGACTGGGGAAATAAAGAGCACATTAAATCTGTTGGACCTCCATTTGATTACATTATTGGCACTGATGTT GTTTATTCAGAGCATTTACTGGAACCACTAATGCAGACAATTTTGGCATTATCGGGACCTAGAACATCAATACTG TTAGGTTATGAGATCCGTTCCACCACAGTCCATGAACAAATGATGCAGATGTGGAAGAATAATTTTATAGTGAAGAGCATCCCGAAATCAAAG ATGGATAACAAGTATCAACACCCAAGTATACAATTATTCATGATGGAACCGAAAGCTCAACAGAAATGTGGAGACGATACATGTACTCCAAGCGAGGTATCAGAGTGCGGCCGCGGAAGCGACGAGGGCAATGAGAGTGGCGAGGCAGAAAGCGAGAAGGAAGGTACTGCTGCGAACCCAATAGTCAATGGAAAGCCTGTGGGATCGGAAAAGAGAGAGCTCGACGATTGGGAAATTAGAAGATACGGCGCTATGGTTGCAAGGCTTATGCAAGATATTAAGATCACATGA
- the LOC109703552 gene encoding protein-lysine methyltransferase METTL21D isoform X2 translates to MVFVKYLEKNCRKGRFSPSKLKGKRVIELGAGCGLAGLGMALLGCDVITTDQVEVLPLLMRNVERNTSWILQANSDSAPFGSISVAELDWGNKEHIKSVGPPFDYIIGTDVVYSEHLLEPLMQTILALSGPRTSILLGYEIRSTTVHEQMMQMWKNNFIVKSIPKSKMDNKYQHPSIQLFMMEPKAQQKCGDDTCTPSEVSECGRGSDEGNESGEAESEKEGTAANPIVNGKPVGSEKRELDDWEIRRYGAMVARLMQDIKIT, encoded by the exons ATGGTATTTGTGAAATATCTG GAAAAGAATTGCAGAAAAGGGAGGTTTAGCCCATCTAAATTGAAAGGAAAACGTGTGATTGAATTAGGGGCAGGTTGTGGTTTAGCTGGGCTTG GAATGGCCCTACTAGGATGTGATGTAATTACGACAGACCAAGTTGAGGTTCTGCCGTTGCTTATGAGAAATGTGGAGCGTAATACTTCTTGGATTTTGCAGGCAAATTCAGATTCAG CTCCTTTTGGCTCAATTTCGGTTGCGGAGCTGGACTGGGGAAATAAAGAGCACATTAAATCTGTTGGACCTCCATTTGATTACATTATTGGCACTGATGTT GTTTATTCAGAGCATTTACTGGAACCACTAATGCAGACAATTTTGGCATTATCGGGACCTAGAACATCAATACTG TTAGGTTATGAGATCCGTTCCACCACAGTCCATGAACAAATGATGCAGATGTGGAAGAATAATTTTATAGTGAAGAGCATCCCGAAATCAAAG ATGGATAACAAGTATCAACACCCAAGTATACAATTATTCATGATGGAACCGAAAGCTCAACAGAAATGTGGAGACGATACATGTACTCCAAGCGAGGTATCAGAGTGCGGCCGCGGAAGCGACGAGGGCAATGAGAGTGGCGAGGCAGAAAGCGAGAAGGAAGGTACTGCTGCGAACCCAATAGTCAATGGAAAGCCTGTGGGATCGGAAAAGAGAGAGCTCGACGATTGGGAAATTAGAAGATACGGCGCTATGGTTGCAAGGCTTATGCAAGATATTAAGATCACATGA
- the LOC109703545 gene encoding shugoshin-1-like isoform X1 → MERGPLLPHEIDENGGDAGNLRRKAIVAAGAITRKRLSDITNTGRRLESVGEDDDKENPKIAPCAGAKDYVELMKENTALMKLLAERNKIIEASNVELRKLRFAFQKAKQQNWQLAQANTQMLMELNLGKDRLKTLQHELACTTAVLRLKTLELEEKNKVNRQPSESVCFEVSAKLAHLKDSDVAAGASHLDGSKYFNPDRNCIGETQSSLPMAITHQEEAREEKKDRRKSLRRRSCSLKSESCESMEDSFKMEDSIIPDCSIIGEPLNEGRRKSLRSRSSKLKSESHESMEDSFKIEDTEVSSCSLFVEPLRKDNHTQLDSATPSCSNTIIEQGKSEDQKDANESSKLLEGARRSLSGRPLRRAAEKVSSYKEMSLKKKMRRVV, encoded by the exons ATGGAACGAGGCCCTCTTCTTCCCCACGAGATCGACGAAAATGGAGGCGACGCAG GAAATTTGCGTCGGAAGGCGATAGTGGCGGCAGGGGCGATTACGAGGAAGAGGCTATCGGACATTACGAACACGGGGAGGAGGCTCGAAAGTGTCGGCGAGGACGATGACAAAGAAAACCCTAAGATCGCGCCTTGCGCCGGCGCAAAGGACTACGTTGAGCTGATGAAG GAAAATACCGCTCTCATGAAGCTTCTCGCGGAACGAAA TAAGATTATAGAAGCAAGCAATGTTGAGCTGCGGAAGCTTCGGTTCGCGTTCCAGAAAGCGAAACAACAGAATTGGCAGCTCGCGCAAGCTAACACTCAGATGTTAATG GAACTCAACTTAGGGAAAGATAGA CTCAAAACATTGCAACATGAACTGGCGTGCACGACAGCAGTCCTTAGATTGAAGACTCTAGAACTCGAG GAGAAGAACAAGGTGAACAGGCAACCGTCTGAGAGCGTCTGCTTTGAGGTTTCGGCAAAACTGGCACATTTG AAAGATTCTGATGTTGCAGCAGGCGCATCTCATCTAGACGGTAGCAAGTACTTCAATCCAGATAGGAATTGCATTGGAGAAACTCAAT CTTCATTACCTATGGCCATAACCCATCAAGAAGAAGCacgagaagaaaaaaaagatagaag GAAGTCTTTGAGAAGGAGGTCCTGCAGTTTGAAATCTGAGTCATGTGAATCTATGGAGGACTCCTTTAAGATGGAGGATTCCATAATTCCAGATTGCTCAATAATTGGCGAGCCCTTAAATGAAGGAAGAAG AAAGTCTTTAAGAAGCAGATCGAGTAAATTGAAATCCGAATCACACGAGTCGATGGAGGACTCGTTCAAGATAGAGGACACCGAGGTTTCGTCTTGCTCTCTTTTCGTGGAGCCTCTGCGAAAAGATAATCATACTCAGCTGGACTCTGCAACTCCCTCCTGTTCAAATACAATCATTGAGCAAGGAAAGAGTGAAGATCAAAAGGACGCGAATGAGTCCTCAAAATTACTTGAAGGGGCCCGGAGATCTTTATCTGGAAGGCCCTTGCGCAGGGCCGCCGAGAAGGTCAGCTCTTACAAGGAAATGTCTCTGAAAAAGAAAATGCGGCGAGTTGTGTAA